A single region of the Triticum dicoccoides isolate Atlit2015 ecotype Zavitan chromosome 2B, WEW_v2.0, whole genome shotgun sequence genome encodes:
- the LOC119362659 gene encoding uncharacterized protein LOC119362659 codes for MSRRYLNLIVHDFSSRIYSLCRIDVRKHLFYEDSEMAQRAAHPAGEKLKNIRGVLAAMGGWKRLPPPAINFQASPSIVNKTSVHLFALLGGESNILYSDNNCQTTLCNIDLKIVDPFAPPNSCKSANAISLPITQAHLEPPSLYVLDLPSTPRTACSFEVLSLRENKPALPREWSWEILPLPPFFCNRKIAPDLYSYAVVNGSTICISSLNQTIGTYTFDTVSKEWSQAARWALPFFGKAEFVPELNLWFGLSACNPFSSLCAVDLSGVDSGQSAKLQHTWDYLDLPEDEPWLPSQLHLFNLGLGKFCVATFFGTELRTCDMSPYSTDSDYEDTYGREFAVFTGLEVKRRNDGEGPLQLIRHMSKRFSIGSRNIECVL; via the coding sequence ATGAGTCGTAGGTATTTGAATCTGATAGTGCACGACTTCAGTAGTCGCATCTATTCGCTGTGCCGCATCGATGTCCGCAAGCACCTCTTCTACGAAGACTCTGAAATGGCACAACGAGCAGCACACCCCGCAGGAGAGAAGTTGAAGAACATTCGTGGAGTGTTGGCAGCGATGGGCGGCTGGAAAAGATTACCTCCGCCGGCAATAAATTTCCAGGCATCGCCCAGTATCGTAAACAAGACTTCGGTGCATTTGTTCGCTTTACTGGGAGGGGAGAGCAACATCCTTTACTCTGACAATAATTGTCAGACCACACTCTGCAACATTGACTTGAAAATCGTCGATCCCTTCGCTCCTCCCAATTCATGCAAGAGTGCAAATGCCATCAGTCTCCCCATAACCCAGGCCCATCTTGAACCTCCCTCATTGTACGTCTTGGATCTCCCCTCCACTCCCAGAACCGCTTGCTCCTTTGAGGTCCTCTCGCTCCGCGAGAACAAACCGGCTCTTCCTAGGGAATGGAGCTGGGAAATTCTGCCGCTGCCACCATTTTTCTGCAATCGAAAAATAGCCCCCGACTTGTATTCTTATGCTGTGGTTAATGGTTCTACCATATGCATTTCATCTCTGAATCAGACTATAGGCACCTACACCTTTGACACAGTGAGCAAGGAATGGAGCCAAGCTGCGCGCTGGGCACTGCCCTTCTTTGGCAAAGCTGAGTTTGTCCCTGAGCTCAACCTCTGGTTTGGCCTCTCAGCCTGCAACCCCTTCTCCAGCTTATGTGCTGTCGATCTCTCTGGAGTAGACTCTGGGCAGTCAGCAAAGTTGCAGCATACATGGGATTATCTTGATCTGCCTGAGGACGAGCCGTGGTTGCCATCCCAGCTGCACCTGTTCAACCTTGGCTTAGGCAAGTTTTGTGTTGCCACCTTCTTCGGGACCGAGTTGCGCACCTGTGATATGTCACCCTATTCTACAGATTCAGATTATGAGGACACATATGGAAGGGAGTTTGCTGTCTTCACCGGCCTGGAGGTGAAGCGCAGAAACGATGGTGAGGGTCCTCTCCAGTTGATCAGGCACATGTCCAAACGTTTCAGCATTGGAAGCCGTAACATCGAGTGTGTGCTCTAA